The following are encoded together in the Cicer arietinum cultivar CDC Frontier isolate Library 1 chromosome 2, Cicar.CDCFrontier_v2.0, whole genome shotgun sequence genome:
- the LOC101509797 gene encoding E3 ubiquitin-protein ligase BRE1-like 2 isoform X1: MENSDHDEPDKKRPHLLTSVSSRITRNSTNSSPNSKNADAGVLQLQNQQLVQQTEIQKHALHDLEEKTRELKERQNSYDDSLIEFNQHWDQLVDDMALLGIQAGRGKDSLQTLAYLDNPQDSLPSCPPDDLFLCRLIQKDSIEGSSNDEIINYVEEALALRLLSTTELLKHIQDTIDDQMKRFEDIAQVLHGDLSAEDVIILTSKIDDMAKKEADNFREVIDTLHIKHEEYTVGIQNYINECLRDQSDIKRLTGELDEIVAELEESRRKLVNLKMQKDAAVGMNSSNADAVNGNLSPEKPANKAMGLRELKDSIEEAKVVNADRLSELQDAREENQILTKQFQELQNELIDDKYVRSSRIYSLANDQLQHWIAELDRYKSLTESLQAGRANVTKWEKELNMKLESADNARRILDNSDSRADELELQLQKCIIERNDLEIKMEEAKQDTGRKDIKAEFRVMASALSKEMGMMEAQLKRWKDAAVEAVSLREKSHSLRAKLSGKTSELKSLVNKCAEQVLEIKSSKALIEKLQQSNQELEFVLDMYGPEDYAKSLPEVRESESKARSQAEMLKNALDEHGLELRVRAANEAEAACEQRLKAAEAEIEDLRAKLDATERNKLELSEAVKVKEAEAEAYISEIETIGQAYEDMQTQHQHLLQQVAERDDYNIKLVSESVKAKQLHNALLSEKQTLADQLQQLNSLIEKSKTRIASSEEQIECILSEAAKCTQDEKRVAAALEFARWELADAEKEFKLLKSAASSSEKEYDQIQKDIEAIEKELDSERSSRRKLEEELMEVNNQIAELNSEAGETAVQKLEEEIRVCKNMIKCTVCSDRPKEVVIVKCYHLFCNPCIQRNLELRHRKCPACGTAFGQSDVRFVKI; encoded by the exons ATGGAAAATTCGGACCACGACGAACCCGACAAGAAGAGGCCTCATCTTCTCACCTCTGTCTCTTCTCGCATCACACGAAACTCAACCAATTCTTCTCCTAACAGCAAAAAC GCTGATGCAGGTGTCTTGCAACTCCAGAATCAGCAACTTGTTCAGCAGACAGAAATCCAGAAACATGCTTTACATGATCTCGAAGAAAAAACTAGAGAATTAAAAGAAAGACAAAATTCTTATGATGATTCATTAATTGAATTCAACCAACACTGGGATCAG TTGGTCGATGATATGGCTCTTCTCGGGATACAAGCTGGGAGAGGCAAAGACTCTTTGCAAACTTTGGCTTACCTTGATAATCCTCAAG ATTCCCTTCCTTCGTGTCCTCCGGACGATCTATTTCTTTGTAGATTAATCCAGAAAGATTCTATTGAAGGAAGCAGTAATGATgagataattaattatgttgAGGAAGCCCTTGCTTTGCGTCTGTTATCTACTACGGAGTTGTTGAAACATATTCAAGATACCATTGATGATCAAATGAAAAGATTTGAGGATATAGCTCAGGTTTTACATGGAGATTTATCTGCGGAAG ATGTTATCATCTTAACGTCTAAGATTGATGATATGGCGAAAAAGGAGGCAGACAATTTTCGTGAAGTGATTGATACTCTCCACATAAAACATGAAGAGTATACTGTTggtattcaaaattatataaacgAGTGCTTACGAGATCAATCTGACATAAAACGTCTTACAG GAGAGCTTGACGAGATCGTGGCTGAGCTCGAAGAGAGTAGAAGAAAACTAGTCAATCTGAAAATGCAAAAGGATGCAGCTGTGGGAATGAATTCCTCCAATGCCGATGCAGTGAATGGAAACTTGTCTCCTGAGAAGCCTGCAAACAAGGCCATGGGTTTGCGTGAGTTGAAGGATTCAATTGAGGAAGCCAAG GTAGTGAATGCTGATCGTCTCTCTGAGCTTCAAGATGCACGGGAAGAAAATCAAATCTTGACAAAGCAATTCCAAGAACTTCAG AATGAACTGATTGATGATAAGTATGTACGCTCT TCCCGAATATACTCTTTAGCAAATGATCAACTTCAACATTGGATCGCTGAATTGGATCGATACAAATCATTGACAGAGTCTCTGCAG gCTGGTAGGGCTAATGTCACAAAATGGGAGAAGGAACTGAATATGAAATTGGAGTCTGCTGATAATGCAAGGCGCATCCTTGACAACTCTGACTCTAGGGCTGATGAGCTCGAGCTTCAATTGCAGAAGTGTATTATAGAAAGGAATGATCTTGAAATTAAGATGGAAGAGGCCAAACAGGACACTG GGAGAAAAGATATCAAAGCCGAGTTTCGTGTGATGGCTTCAGCTTTATCTAAAGAAATGGGGATGATGGAAGCGCAGTTGAAGCGATGGAAGGATGCAGCTGTTGAAGCTGTATCATTGCGTGAGAAATCACATTCACTAAGAGCAAAATTGAGTGGGAAG ACAAGCGAACTCAAGAGCCTCGTAAACAAATGTGCTGAACAGGTTTTGGAAATAAAGTCTTCAAAAGCATTG ATTGAAAAGTTACAGCAGTCGAATCAGGAGTTAGAATTTGTTCTGGATATGTATGGTCCGGAGGATTATGCGAAAAG CTTGCCAGAAGTTAGAGAATCTGAAAGTAAAGCTCGCTCTCAAGCTGAAATGCTGAAAAATGCTTTAGATGAACATGGTCTAGAGTTGAGAGTAAGAGCTGCTAATGAAGCTGAAGCTGCTTGTGAACAAAGGCTTAAAGCCGCAGAAGCTGAAATAGAGGACTTAAGGGCCAAGCTGGATGCAACTGAAAG aaacaagttggagCTGAGTGAGGCTGTTAAAGTTAAAGAGGCTGAGGCAGAGGCCTATATATCTGAAATTGAG ACTATTGGTCAAGCATATGAAGATATGCAGACACAACACCAACATCTGTTACAGCAGGTGGCTGAGAGGGATGACTATAATATTAAG CTTGTATCAGAAAGCGTGAAGGCAAAACAATTACATAACGCTTTACTGTCTGAAAAGCAAACCTTAGCTGATCAACTTCAACAGCTTAATTCTTTGATAGAAAAATCAAAGACGAGGATTGCAAGTAGTGAAGAGCAG ATCGAATGTATTCTATCAGAAGCCGCTAAATGTACTCAAGATGAAAAGCGCGTTGCAGCTGCCTTAGAGTTTGCCAGGTGGGAATTGGCTGATGCTGAGAAGGAGTTTAAGTTGCTCAAGTCTGCTGCTTCATCTTCAGAGAAAGAATACGACCAAATTCAGAAAGATATAGAAGCTATTGAAAAGGAATTGGATAGCGAAAG GAGTTCACGGAGGAAGCTTGAGGAAGAATTAATGGAAGTAAACAATCAAATTGCTGAGCTGAATTCTGAAGCCGGAGAAACTGCAGTACAGAAGCTTGAAGAGGAAATAAGAGTTTGCAAGAACATGATCAAATGCACTGTTTGTTCTGACCGTCCAAAGGAG GTGGTGATTGTGAAGTGCTATCATCTATTCTGCAATCCATGTATACAAAGAAATCTTGAACTCCGTCACCGCAAATGTCCTGCGTGTGGAACTGCATTTGGACAGAGTGATGTTCGCTTTGTTAAAATATGA
- the LOC101509797 gene encoding E3 ubiquitin-protein ligase BRE1-like 2 isoform X2: MENSDHDEPDKKRPHLLTSVSSRITRNSTNSSPNSKNADAGVLQLQNQQLVQQTEIQKHALHDLEEKTRELKERQNSYDDSLIEFNQHWDQLVDDMALLGIQAGRGKDSLQTLAYLDNPQDSLPSCPPDDLFLCRLIQKDSIEGSSNDEIINYVEEALALRLLSTTELLKHIQDTIDDQMKRFEDIAQVLHGDLSAEDVIILTSKIDDMAKKEADNFREVIDTLHIKHEEYTVGIQNYINECLRDQSDIKRLTGELDEIVAELEESRRKLVNLKMQKDAAVGMNSSNADAVNGNLSPEKPANKAMGLRELKDSIEEAKVVNADRLSELQDAREENQILTKQFQELQNELIDDKYVRSSRIYSLANDQLQHWIAELDRYKSLTESLQAGRANVTKWEKELNMKLESADNARRILDNSDSRADELELQLQKCIIERNDLEIKMEEAKQDTGRKDIKAEFRVMASALSKEMGMMEAQLKRWKDAAVEAVSLREKSHSLRAKLSGKTSELKSLVNKCAEQVLEIKSSKALIEKLQQSNQELEFVLDMYGPEDYAKSLPEVRESESKARSQAEMLKNALDEHGLELRVRAANEAEAACEQRLKAAEAEIEDLRAKLDATERNKLELSEAVKVKEAEAEAYISEIETIGQAYEDMQTQHQHLLQQVAERDDYNIKLVSESVKAKQLHNALLSEKQTLADQLQQLNSLIEKSKTRIASSEEQIECILSEAAKCTQDEKRVAAALEFARWELADAEKEFKLLKSAASSSEKEYDQIQKDIEAIEKELDSER; this comes from the exons ATGGAAAATTCGGACCACGACGAACCCGACAAGAAGAGGCCTCATCTTCTCACCTCTGTCTCTTCTCGCATCACACGAAACTCAACCAATTCTTCTCCTAACAGCAAAAAC GCTGATGCAGGTGTCTTGCAACTCCAGAATCAGCAACTTGTTCAGCAGACAGAAATCCAGAAACATGCTTTACATGATCTCGAAGAAAAAACTAGAGAATTAAAAGAAAGACAAAATTCTTATGATGATTCATTAATTGAATTCAACCAACACTGGGATCAG TTGGTCGATGATATGGCTCTTCTCGGGATACAAGCTGGGAGAGGCAAAGACTCTTTGCAAACTTTGGCTTACCTTGATAATCCTCAAG ATTCCCTTCCTTCGTGTCCTCCGGACGATCTATTTCTTTGTAGATTAATCCAGAAAGATTCTATTGAAGGAAGCAGTAATGATgagataattaattatgttgAGGAAGCCCTTGCTTTGCGTCTGTTATCTACTACGGAGTTGTTGAAACATATTCAAGATACCATTGATGATCAAATGAAAAGATTTGAGGATATAGCTCAGGTTTTACATGGAGATTTATCTGCGGAAG ATGTTATCATCTTAACGTCTAAGATTGATGATATGGCGAAAAAGGAGGCAGACAATTTTCGTGAAGTGATTGATACTCTCCACATAAAACATGAAGAGTATACTGTTggtattcaaaattatataaacgAGTGCTTACGAGATCAATCTGACATAAAACGTCTTACAG GAGAGCTTGACGAGATCGTGGCTGAGCTCGAAGAGAGTAGAAGAAAACTAGTCAATCTGAAAATGCAAAAGGATGCAGCTGTGGGAATGAATTCCTCCAATGCCGATGCAGTGAATGGAAACTTGTCTCCTGAGAAGCCTGCAAACAAGGCCATGGGTTTGCGTGAGTTGAAGGATTCAATTGAGGAAGCCAAG GTAGTGAATGCTGATCGTCTCTCTGAGCTTCAAGATGCACGGGAAGAAAATCAAATCTTGACAAAGCAATTCCAAGAACTTCAG AATGAACTGATTGATGATAAGTATGTACGCTCT TCCCGAATATACTCTTTAGCAAATGATCAACTTCAACATTGGATCGCTGAATTGGATCGATACAAATCATTGACAGAGTCTCTGCAG gCTGGTAGGGCTAATGTCACAAAATGGGAGAAGGAACTGAATATGAAATTGGAGTCTGCTGATAATGCAAGGCGCATCCTTGACAACTCTGACTCTAGGGCTGATGAGCTCGAGCTTCAATTGCAGAAGTGTATTATAGAAAGGAATGATCTTGAAATTAAGATGGAAGAGGCCAAACAGGACACTG GGAGAAAAGATATCAAAGCCGAGTTTCGTGTGATGGCTTCAGCTTTATCTAAAGAAATGGGGATGATGGAAGCGCAGTTGAAGCGATGGAAGGATGCAGCTGTTGAAGCTGTATCATTGCGTGAGAAATCACATTCACTAAGAGCAAAATTGAGTGGGAAG ACAAGCGAACTCAAGAGCCTCGTAAACAAATGTGCTGAACAGGTTTTGGAAATAAAGTCTTCAAAAGCATTG ATTGAAAAGTTACAGCAGTCGAATCAGGAGTTAGAATTTGTTCTGGATATGTATGGTCCGGAGGATTATGCGAAAAG CTTGCCAGAAGTTAGAGAATCTGAAAGTAAAGCTCGCTCTCAAGCTGAAATGCTGAAAAATGCTTTAGATGAACATGGTCTAGAGTTGAGAGTAAGAGCTGCTAATGAAGCTGAAGCTGCTTGTGAACAAAGGCTTAAAGCCGCAGAAGCTGAAATAGAGGACTTAAGGGCCAAGCTGGATGCAACTGAAAG aaacaagttggagCTGAGTGAGGCTGTTAAAGTTAAAGAGGCTGAGGCAGAGGCCTATATATCTGAAATTGAG ACTATTGGTCAAGCATATGAAGATATGCAGACACAACACCAACATCTGTTACAGCAGGTGGCTGAGAGGGATGACTATAATATTAAG CTTGTATCAGAAAGCGTGAAGGCAAAACAATTACATAACGCTTTACTGTCTGAAAAGCAAACCTTAGCTGATCAACTTCAACAGCTTAATTCTTTGATAGAAAAATCAAAGACGAGGATTGCAAGTAGTGAAGAGCAG ATCGAATGTATTCTATCAGAAGCCGCTAAATGTACTCAAGATGAAAAGCGCGTTGCAGCTGCCTTAGAGTTTGCCAGGTGGGAATTGGCTGATGCTGAGAAGGAGTTTAAGTTGCTCAAGTCTGCTGCTTCATCTTCAGAGAAAGAATACGACCAAATTCAGAAAGATATAGAAGCTATTGAAAAGGAATTGGATAGCGAAAG GTGA
- the LOC101510116 gene encoding ethylene-responsive transcription factor 3-like → MAKGRTADPTAEREPMKSPANEPRYRGVRKRPWGRFAAEIRDPWKKARVWLGTFDSAEEAARAYDTAARSYRGPKAKTNFPLPEEENNHNSNNNIPNHQIPLTPNRVGLSKLDPVQVNWPTSSGMSSTVESFSGPRVPSSSTTISRVHHAPRPIVPIADCHSDCDSSSSVVDDQDFVLTSSVRKPLNIDLNLPPPNSDDEDEIRVTALCL, encoded by the coding sequence atggCGAAAGGGAGAACCGCAGATCCAACGGCGGAACGTGAACCTATGAAAAGCCCGGCGAACGAGCCGCGTTACCGCGGCGTCAGGAAGCGACCATGGGGCCGATTCGCAGCCGAGATTCGAGATCCATGGAAAAAAGCCCGTGTTTGGTTAGGTACTTTTGATTCCGCCGAAGAAGCGGCCCGGGCTTATGATACCGCGGCCCGTTCCTACCGTGGGCCTAAAGCCAAAACCAATTTTCCTCTCCCCGAGGAAGAAAACAACCacaacagcaacaacaacatcCCTAATCATCAGATTCCTCTTACTCCTAACCGTGTTGGGCTTTCGAAGTTGGATCCGGTTCAGGTTAATTGGCCCACTAGTAGCGGTATGAGTAGTACCGTCGAATCGTTTAGTGGACCTAGGGTTCCTTCTTCTTCTACAACAATTTCTAGGGTTCATCATGCTCCTAGACCTATTGTTCCTATTGCTGATTGTCACAGTGATTGTGATTCTTCTTCTTCCGTTGTTGATGATCAGGATTTTGTCCTCACTTCATCAGTTCGGAAACCGCTCAACATCGATCTCAACCTCCCTCCTCCCAATTCCGATGATGAAGACGAGATCCGAGTCACCGCCTTATGCCTCTGA